The Oncorhynchus nerka isolate Pitt River linkage group LG12, Oner_Uvic_2.0, whole genome shotgun sequence genome includes a region encoding these proteins:
- the frem1a gene encoding FRAS1-related extracellular matrix protein 1a isoform X2 — MGLQRGVLRWALPWLLLVMAGGSHGSLVKTNLGLRVKRGQSAYLQEGDLQFHIPPAKDACKVEVVLNEPITQRVGTLTPQVFDCHYLADDVKYVHNGCPILKEDTVKLRLYRFTETETFTEVFFLRVEILEPDCNIIKLGPKSLVVPEFYGLSDTLDGNVVSFHYERMTSLECNIRVNTHETHLPGHGQLVIGEPDQLEARGDEPESFIPLRQQLDNKARAMCKTEDCLNGLKLAKVIKVPCDEFLVMGLRYQHIDPPSPDVDYIALRLDLTDTRSGSIYQSERAWIPVHIPGAVPNQPPKPAFMSMFILEVDQFILTPLSTATLDAEDGETPKQLLVFNITKPPLEGFITHLSDQTRPIFSFTWVDLNDMLIGYQPPNSSHTQRRNYEVEFEVHDFFFEKSAPIMVHMSVRTADTNAPRVSWNMGLSLLEGQSRPITWDQLQIVDNDNFKAVRIITVDGLQHGRLTLRGGKGFMFTVADILAGAVRYHHDDSDTTKDFIIFRITDGLHQTRHKFPINILPKDDSPPFLITNTVLELSEGHTALLRGSILQASDMDSSDDYILFNITRPPQAGELMKIPGPGLTGYPVSRFLQKDLFHSVVYYRHLGNEVFDDSFEVVLSDFHDPPNLSEPQVIVVHISPVPDQPPKEVPGVTRCLVVKETEVVHLTKKQLHFIDLESPDSELTYTVTTPPFYSRSYGGHDAGRLFLVDSIAKFTKDAEAPVLRLFTQHAVNYMKVAYMPPILDIGPYPQHIQLVLSVTNQQGTTVAGICFNITVVPVDNLAPEVHMKPLTVDEGGECWVGPDHLLLADHDSTEESLRVELKREPQHGAVQLDGFSMKAGQNFTVHDLKSLKVRYHHDSSETVGDAIELIATDGINAINFVLEVKVTLINDEVPVLMPGLKPVLDCAEGQEVIITAEYIYATDADSDDNSLTYMIARQPYHGVVRKNAIVVDRFIQADIVAGSITYEHTGAEIGLAPRHDTITFVISDGQAENAPSCRNDRGDTLKRGRTQVQESLPLYDLKVTVFPVDSQMPSIATGDVFVVDEGGVAPITVAHLSASDVDTPLEELVISLVSPPQYGYIENILPSPGFEKSNTGISIASFSYSDIMNGHVNYVQSRHQRIEPTADQFMLCVSDGKHTSAHVHFYIIINPINDEVPEFLARNITVREGHMKELDPAVINAVDLDIPKNNLLFSVVQAPRHGTIMGRTYGNDVPANGRPVNRHRDAEVLVQDFTMQELRNGMSLMYMHDDSENMVDSFTIQLNDGKHQLQRHVMVNVLPVNDEEPRVIRNIGLEVEAGEARLISSAILFAQDSDTTSQEIVYMLESVPTQGLLQVKVGSDWVTQSAGMNCTQETVDMNLLRYLHTGPLGHTQDFFVFHLLDGKNRSPAQHFHISLKDMEKGDIAISVKPVKTSRGERVVLTTDVLLATDGTDKPEELFYIVTVPPGNGHMEYIKHPGVAISTFSQMDIAANLVGYVHDNRATASLETLQFVVSNGKATRNGTLEIYVETTDRVLPSLTCNSGLRVPQDSSMAVTPDALALSDPDTPPSDLLFFLAQPPQYGTLLRGGVPLAAGGNFTQWDLQELEVTYRHGGGPSQIDRFAFTASDTTNRSFLLEGRVQMEPVIFTIQIEPLDSSAPEVVQLQSLWKAEVLSDGRYGIYLSYRELRAQDGNTKDEDLTFHIHRPPYFGYLENTIKGSFIQQHFTQRDLSKRTIVYIIDPATEALSDSLEFRVSDPLGNTGPSHTLELKWSRVELAVSEYQACEDQGTVSLDVLRKGNMAESSYITIKVREVTATAGNDFTLSPSSLIQFDPGVSKRSWRIEITQDHLEEAEETFEVTLVSPEGTVVGSTSKALVKIKDSGKGQCGSSRAPKGSSLGGKQVQSGPYPQHGSIHLETLPLAKGDQQMTWTRGDGMPQSVPAAVPATPHMKLRAMANRETIPPSSVHRNGTDTVFTYHGIMSVRLEDDKSPSRKGRKANIQVTSRGRQQHAAAAPPVAPNLNPKPVPKTKSDSLLPRTMPEKPNKEPSPSSGPKPCVPELMGLLHFNQSSGGLLRCNGVSWKPWAPTDE; from the exons ATGGGTTTACAGAGAGGGGTACTACGATGGGCACTTCCCTGGCTGCTGTTGGTCATGGCTGGAGGGTCACACGGCTCCCTGGTGAAGACTAACCTAGGGTTGAGGGTGAAGAGGGGCCAGTCGGCCTACCTGCAGGAGGGGGACCTGCAGTTCCACATCCCCCCGGCGAAGGACGCCTGCAAGGTGGAGGTGGTGCTCAACGAGCCAATTACGCAGAGGGTGGGGACGCTGACACCCCAG GTGTTTGACTGCCACTACCTGGCTGATGACGTAAAGTATGTCCACAATGGCTGCCCGATACTAAAAGAAGATACTGTCAAGCTTCGACTCTACAG gttcacagagacagagacctttACAGAGGTCTTCTTCCTGCGTGTGGAGATCTTGGAACCTGACTGCAACATCATCAAACTAGGGCCCAAGTCCCTGGTGGTGCCAGAGTTCTACGGCCTGTCCGACACGCTGGATGGCAACGTGGTGTCCTTCCACTATGAGAGGATGACCAGTCTTGAGTGTAACATCCGTGTGAACACCCACGAGACACACCTCCCGGGTCATGGTCAGTTGGTCATTGGGGAGCCAGACCAGCTGGAGGCCAGAGGGGACGAGCCGGAGAGCTTCATTCCTCTCCGGCAGCAGCTAG ATAACAAGGCCAGGGCCATGTGTAAGACTGAGGACTGCCTGAACGGCCTGAAGCTGGCAAAGGTTATCAAAGTGCCCTGTGATGAGTTCCTGGTGATGGGCCTTAGGTACCAGCACATAGACCCACCGTCTCCAGACGTAGACTACATCGCCCTCCGACTGGACCTCACCGACACCAGGAGCGGGAGCATATACCAG TCGGAGCGGGCCTGGATACCTGTCCACATCCCTGGCGCTGTTCCCAACCAGCCGCCCAAGCCAGCCTTCATGTCCATGTTTATCCTGGAAGTGGACCAATTCATCCTCACACCCCTCTCCACTGCCACCCTGGACGCAGAGGACGGAGAGACCCCCAAACAGCTGCTGGTGTTCAACATCACCAAGCCCCCCCTAGAGGGCTTCATCACCCACCTGTCAGACCAAACGCGACCCATCTTCTCCTTCACCTGGGTGGACCTCAACGACATGCTTATCGGCTACCAGCCGCCCAACTCATCCCACACCCAGCGTAGGAACTATGAG GTGGAGTTTGAGGTACATGACTTCTTCTTTGAGAAGAGCGCCCCGATCATGGTCCACATGTCAGTTAGAACAGCAGACACCAATGCACCCAGGGTGTCATGGAACATGG GTCTTAGTCTTCTTGAAGGTCAGTCTCGTCCAATCACTTGGGATCAGCTCCAGATTGTGGACAACGACAACTTCAAGGCTGTACGCATCATCACTGTCGACGGCCTCCAGCATGGCAGGCTAACACTGAGAG GTGGCAAGGGTTTCATGTTCACTGTTGCCGACATCCTCGCGGGCGCTGTGCGCTACCATCACGACGACAGCGACACCACCAAGGACTTCATCATCTTCCGCATCACCGATGGGCTCCACCAGACCCGGCACAAGTTCCCCATCAACATCCTGCCCAAGGATGACAGCCCACCATTCCTCATCACCAACACAGTGCTGGAGCTCTCTGAGGGCCACACGGCCCTGCTGAGAGGATCCATACTGCAGGCCTCAGACATGGACTCAAGCGATGACTACATCCTGTTCAACATCACCCGGCCACCGCAAGCTGGAGAGCTCATGAAGATCCCTGGTCCTGGACTCACTG GTTATCCTGTCAGCCGTTTCCTGCAGAAGGACTTGTTCCACTCTGTGGTCTACTACCGCCATCTAGGGAATGAGGTGTTTGATGACTCCTTCGAGGTGGTGCTCTCGGACTTCCATGACCCACCCAACCTTTCAGAACCTCAG GTCATAGTGGTGCACATCAGCCCTGTGCCTGACCAGCCACCTAAAGAGGTCCCTGGGGTGACTCGCTGCCTGGTGGTCAAAGAGACAGAGGTGGTCCACCTGACCAAGAAGCAGCTTCACTTCATCGACCTGGAGTCCCCTGACAGCGAGCTCACATACACTGTTACCACTCCGCCCTTCTACAGCAGGTCTTATGG GGGCCATGATGCAGGGAGGCTGTTCCTGGTTGACAGCATTGCCAAATTCACCAAGGATGCTGAAGCCCCAGTGTTAAGGTTATTCACACAG CATGCAGTCAACTACATGAAAGTGGCCTACATGCCTCCCATCCTGGACATTGGGCCTTACCCGCAGCACATCCAGTTGGTGCTCTCCGTCACCAACCAGCAGGGAACCACAGTCGCTGGCATCTGCTTCAACATTACAGTGGTGCCAGTGGACAACCTGGCCCCAGAG GTGCACATGAAACCTCTGACAGTGGACGAGGGTGGGGAGTGCTGGGTGGGTCCGGACCACCTGCTGCTGGCAGACCATGACTCGACAGAAGAGAGCCTGAGAGTGGAGCTGAAGAGAGAGCCTCAGCACGGAGCTGTTCAGCTGGATGGCTTCTCCATGAAAGCGGGCCAGAACTTCACTGTTCACGACCTGAAAAGCCTAAAAGTTAG ATATCACCACGACAGCTCGGAAACAGTGGGTGATGCCATTGAATTAATCGCTACCGATGGAATTAACGCAATCAACTTTGTTCTGGAAGTTAAG GTGACACTGATCAATGATGAGGTTCCAGTTCTCATGCCAGGTCTGAAACCTGTTCTGGACTGTGCAGAGGGACAGGAAGTCATCATCACCGCTGAGTACATTTATGCAACAGACGCAGACAGTGACGATAACAGTCTGACCTACATGATTGCCCGTCAGCCATACCATGGCGTGGTGCGCAAAAACGCCATTGTGGTCGATCGCTTCATTCAGGCAGACATTGTCGCAGGGAGTATCACCTACGAACACACAG GAGCGGAGATTGGACTAGCCCCTCGACACGACACAATCACGTTTGTGATATCCGACGGGCAGGCGGAGAACGCTCCGTCATGCCGTAATGACCGAGGGGACACATTGAAAAGAGGCAGGACACAAGTCCAGGAGAGCCTGCCTCTGTATGACCTGAAGGTCACCGTGTTCCCTGTGGACAGTCAGATGCCTTCTATTGCAACAG GAGATGTGTTTGTGGTGGATGAAGGGGGTGTGGCCCCTATAACTGTAGCCCACCTCAGTGCCTCGGATGTGGACACTCCCCTGGAGGAGCTGGTGATCAGCCTGGTCTCTCCtccccagtatggctacattgagAATATCCTGCCCAGTCCTGGATTTGAGAAAAGCAACACAGGCATCAGCATCG CCTCCTTCTCttacagtgacatcatgaacggACATGTGAACTATGTCCAGTCCAGACACCAGAGGATCGAGCCAACCGCTGACCAGTTCATGCTCTGCGTCTCTGACGGGAAACACACCTCGGCCCACGTCCACTTCTACATCATCATCAACCCCATCAATGACGAGGTCCCGGAGTTTCTCGCCAGAAATATCACG GTGCGAGAGGGCCATATGAAGGAGCTGGACCCTGCTGTTATAAACGCGGTGGATCTGGACATCCCTAAGAACAACCTGCTGTTCAGCGTGGTCCAGGCCCCCCGGCATGGCACCATCATGGGCCGAACGTATGGCAACGACGTGCCCGCCAATGGAAGACCCGTCAACAGGCACAGGGACGCAGAGGTGCTGGTCCAGGACTTCACCATGCAGGAGTTGAGGAATG GTATGTCTCTGATGTACATGCATGATGACTCTGAGAACATGGTGGACAGCTTCACCATCCAGCTGAACGATGGGAAACACCAGCTCCAGAGGCACGTGATGGTCAACGTGCTCCCTGTCAATGACGAGGAGCCTCGAGTCATAAG GAACATTGGACTGGAGGTGGAGGCAGGCGAGGCTAGGCTGATCTCCAGTGCTATTCTCTTTGCTCAGGACAGCGACACTACCTCTCAGGAGATAGTCTACATGTTGGAGAGCGTTCCCACTCAGGGACTGCTACAGGTTAAG GTAGGCTCTGACTGGGTAACCCAGTCTGCGGGGATGAACTGCACCCAGGAGACAGTGGACATGAACCTGCTGCGCTACCTCCATACCGGGCCACTGGGACACACACAGGATTTCTTTGTGTTCCACCTGCTGGACGGGAAGAACCGCTCCCCCGCGCAGCACTTCCACATCTCCCTCAAGGACATGGAGAAAG GAGACATTGCCATTTCTGTGAAGCCGGTGAAGACCAGCCGCGGTGAGCGCGTGGTTCTGACCACAGACGTCCTGCTGGCGACGGACGGTACAGACAAACCCGAGGAGCTGTTCTACATCGTTACAGTCCCCCCCGGCAACGGCCACATGGAGTACATCAAACACCCCGGGGTGGCCATCAGCACCTTCAGCCAGATGGACATCGCTGCCAACCTGGTGGGCTACGTCCACGATAACAGAGCCACCGCGTCGTTGGAGACACTACA GTTCGTCGTCAGCAATGGCAAGGCCACCCGTAACGGCACCCTGGAGATTTACGTTGAGACCACCGACCGCGTGCTGCCATCACTGACCTGTAACAGCGGCTTGAGAGTCCCTCAGGACTCCTCCATGGCGGTGACCCCTGACGCCCTCGCCTTGTCCGACCCCGACACCCCACCCAGTGACCTGCTCTTCTTCCTGGCCCAGCCTCCTCAGTACGGCACACTGCTTCGTGGCGGTGTCCCGCTCGCTGCCGGGGGTAACTTCACCCAGTGGGACCTGCAGGAGCTGGAGGTGACTTACAGGCACGGGGGCGGCCCGTCGCAGATCGACCGCTTTGCCTTCACGGCCTCAGACACTACCAACAGAAGTTTCCTGCTGGAGGGGAGGGTACAGATGGAACCTGTTATCTTTACCATTCAG ATTGAGCCTTTGGACAGCTCGGCTCCTGAGGTTGTGCAGCTGCAGTCTCTGTGGAAGGCTGAAGTCCTGTCTGACGGTCGCTATGGGATCTACCTCTCGTACCGGGAGCTGAGAGCGCAGGACGGCAACACCAAGGACGAAGACCTCACATTCCATATCCACAGACCACCATACTTTGGCTACCTGGAGAATACGATTAAAG GCAGCTTTATCCAGCAGCATTTCACTCAGAGGGACCTGAGCAAAAGGACTATCGTGTATATCATAGACCCAGCGACAGAAGCCCTGTCGGACAGCCTGGAGTTCAGAGTGTCCGACCCCCTGGGGAACACTGGGCCCTCCCACAC GCTGGAGCTGAAGTGGTCTCGTGTGGAGCTGGCTGTGTCTGAGTACCAGGCATGTGAGGACCAGGGCACTGTCTCACTGGACGTCCTACGGAAAGGCAACATGGCCGAGTCCTCGTACATCACCATCAAG GTGAGAGAGGTCACAGCGACTGCTGGAAATGATTTCACTCTGAGCCCGTCCAGCCTAATCCAGTTTGATCCTG GCGTATCCAAAAGGAGCTGGCGTATTGAAATTACCCAAGATCAcctggaggaggcagaggagacatTTGAAGTGACACTGGTGTCCCCTGAGGGAACCGTAGTAGGCAGCACCTCCAAAGCGCTGGTTAAAATCAAGGACTCTGGGAAAG GACAGTGTGGATCCAGTCGGGCCCCTAAGGGCTCCAGTCTGGGGGGGAAGCAGGTTCAGTCAGGGCCGTACCCCCAACATGGCTCCATTCATTTGGAGACACTACCCCTTGCCAAGGGAGACCAGCAGATGACCTGGACCCGGGGCGATGGTATGCCCCAGTCTGTGCCCGCTGCTGTGCCCGCCACGCCCCATATGAAACTCAGAGCTATGGCCAACAGAGAGACG ATTCCACCATCGTCAGTCCATCGTAATGGAACAGACACTGTGTTCACG TACCACGGGATCATGTCCGTGCGCCTGGAGGATGACAAGTCTCCGtctaggaagggaaggaaggctaATATTCAGGTGACCAGCAGAGGGCGGCAGCAACATGCAGCCGCAGCACCACCAGTGGCTCCCAACCTCAACCCTAAACCTGTCCCTAAGACTAAGAGTGACAGCTTGCTCCCACGTACAATGCCTGAGAAGCCCAATAAG GAGCCTTCACCTAGCTCTGGCCCTAAACCCTGTGTCCCAGAGCTGATGGGGCTCCTACACTTTAACCAGAGCTCAGGCGGGCTCCTCCGCTGCAACGGGGTCTCCTGGAAGCCCTGGGCTCCCACTGATGAG TAA